One stretch of Streptomyces sp. MMBL 11-1 DNA includes these proteins:
- a CDS encoding DLW-39 family protein, with protein sequence MKKLLLVALAAIGGLLVYRQIQADRAEQDLWTEATDSVPAGSGV encoded by the coding sequence GTGAAGAAGCTTCTCCTGGTCGCACTGGCCGCCATCGGCGGGCTCCTCGTGTACCGCCAGATCCAGGCGGATCGCGCCGAGCAGGATCTGTGGACGGAGGCGACCGACTCCGTGCCCGCAGGTTCGGGTGTGTGA
- a CDS encoding SDR family oxidoreductase: MSTRKFAVAGATGRLGRHVVEVLGERGHQVVRMSRATGVDIITGEGLAEALTGVDVIVDVASWHASDQEAATEFFRTATRNLHEAGRVAGVGRIVAVSIIGADKATAGFVAAQQVHERVHLSGPLPARILRAAQFHEFVGQLLDWQQGDVAHIPALPTQLVACRTVAETLVALAADPDAPAEEAPGAPIPEIAGPRRETMSAAARLLGARRGIEVVEVDGSGMPDAEIAAAGGFLPGPHARLDGPTFQEWLAAQP; the protein is encoded by the coding sequence ATGAGCACCCGAAAGTTCGCAGTGGCAGGGGCGACCGGGCGGCTGGGACGCCACGTCGTGGAGGTCCTCGGGGAACGGGGGCACCAGGTGGTGCGGATGTCCCGCGCCACCGGCGTGGACATCATCACCGGTGAGGGCCTGGCCGAGGCGCTCACCGGGGTCGACGTCATCGTGGACGTCGCGTCATGGCACGCCTCCGACCAGGAAGCCGCCACGGAGTTCTTCCGCACCGCCACCCGTAACCTGCACGAGGCCGGCCGGGTCGCGGGAGTCGGCCGGATCGTCGCCGTATCCATCATCGGCGCCGACAAGGCCACGGCCGGGTTCGTCGCCGCACAGCAGGTGCACGAGCGGGTCCACCTCTCCGGCCCGCTGCCCGCTCGTATTCTGCGGGCCGCGCAGTTCCATGAATTCGTCGGTCAGCTTCTGGACTGGCAGCAGGGCGACGTCGCCCACATCCCGGCCCTGCCCACCCAGCTCGTGGCCTGCCGCACCGTGGCCGAAACGCTGGTCGCGCTGGCCGCCGACCCCGACGCGCCCGCCGAGGAGGCCCCCGGAGCGCCGATTCCCGAGATCGCCGGGCCCCGCAGGGAGACCATGTCCGCGGCGGCCAGGCTTCTCGGCGCCCGCCGAGGCATCGAGGTCGTCGAGGTCGACGGTTCCGGCATGCCCGATGCCGAGATCGCGGCGGCCGGCGGATTCCTGCCCGGTCCGCACGCCCGGCTCGACGGCCCCACCTTCCAGGAGTGGCTGGCAGCCCAGCCCTGA
- a CDS encoding DUF6344 domain-containing protein has product MSTFQPKNLWTAFITAFFALLASLGLATATASATNAAAQPSATTQEHTAATAATPIAPSVRWTLPRDRALPPTMKQRIRAEAHGSSPATRHLSLDPAETGRTTGPADSHRSAPEGDSPAPPP; this is encoded by the coding sequence ATGAGCACCTTCCAGCCCAAGAACCTCTGGACCGCCTTCATCACCGCCTTCTTCGCCCTCCTGGCGTCGCTGGGCCTCGCCACCGCCACGGCGAGCGCCACGAACGCCGCAGCGCAGCCGAGCGCCACGACCCAGGAGCACACGGCCGCCACCGCGGCAACTCCGATCGCCCCCTCGGTCCGATGGACCCTTCCGCGTGACCGGGCCCTGCCACCCACGATGAAGCAGCGCATCCGCGCCGAGGCCCACGGCTCCTCCCCGGCCACCCGGCACCTGTCGCTCGACCCCGCGGAGACCGGCCGCACGACCGGCCCCGCCGACTCCCACCGCTCAGCCCCGGAAGGCGACTCCCCGGCGCCACCCCCCTGA
- a CDS encoding serine/threonine protein kinase, translating to MGEVFAGRYELIDPVGRGGVGAVWRAWDHRRRRYVAAKVLQQSDAHTLLRFVREQALRIEHPHVLAPASWAADDDKVLFTMDLVSGGSLAHVIGDYGPLPPRFVCLLLDQLLSGLSTVHAEGVVHRDIKPANILMEATGTGRPHLRLSDFGISMRKGEPRLTETNYVVGTPGYFAPEQMMGAEPDFPADLFAVGLVALYLLQGQKPDSRALVEHFAAHGTPSAPNGIPEPLWQVLAGLLQPDPYARFRTATGARKALTAAVEMLPEPGPDDEPVEVFDQIGPLPAGFGPDGPVAAPRQPEEPAPAPAPAPAPAPAAGSPRPAVPGPGQQADAPPPTSMSETGSFHLAPPPVTPPPQQQPYQGPDIQQPGVQEPGPQQPPAAPPTVDTPPPYAVRAPDASRAPTSGVPREPLATRAYTAQEPHPPVPAPPVQHAAPHVPGRRTRPGPPPKVAVPVLVVALICFAVGIWALTQI from the coding sequence ATGGGTGAGGTCTTCGCCGGTCGGTACGAGCTGATCGATCCGGTCGGGCGGGGCGGGGTCGGCGCCGTCTGGCGCGCCTGGGACCACCGCCGCCGCAGGTACGTCGCGGCCAAGGTGCTCCAGCAGAGCGACGCGCACACGCTGCTGCGCTTCGTCCGCGAGCAGGCCCTGCGCATCGAGCACCCGCATGTCCTCGCCCCGGCCAGCTGGGCCGCCGACGACGACAAGGTCCTGTTCACCATGGACCTGGTGAGCGGCGGCTCGCTCGCCCATGTCATCGGCGACTACGGCCCGTTGCCCCCGCGCTTCGTCTGCCTGCTGCTGGACCAGCTGCTCTCCGGCCTCTCCACGGTGCACGCCGAAGGAGTGGTGCACCGCGACATCAAGCCCGCCAACATCCTGATGGAGGCGACCGGGACGGGCCGCCCGCATCTGCGCCTCTCCGACTTCGGCATCTCGATGCGCAAGGGCGAGCCCCGGCTGACCGAGACCAACTACGTCGTCGGCACGCCCGGTTACTTCGCCCCCGAGCAGATGATGGGCGCCGAGCCCGACTTCCCCGCGGACCTCTTCGCGGTCGGCCTGGTCGCGCTCTATCTCCTCCAGGGCCAGAAGCCCGACTCCCGGGCGCTGGTGGAGCACTTCGCCGCGCACGGCACCCCGAGCGCCCCCAACGGCATTCCCGAGCCGTTGTGGCAGGTTCTCGCCGGTCTGCTCCAGCCGGACCCGTATGCCCGGTTCCGGACCGCGACGGGGGCGCGCAAGGCCCTCACCGCGGCGGTCGAGATGCTGCCCGAACCCGGCCCGGACGACGAGCCGGTGGAGGTGTTCGACCAGATCGGGCCACTGCCGGCGGGATTCGGCCCCGACGGGCCCGTAGCGGCCCCCAGGCAGCCCGAGGAGCCCGCGCCCGCACCCGCGCCCGCACCCGCGCCCGCACCCGCCGCCGGGTCACCGCGGCCGGCCGTTCCGGGGCCCGGCCAACAGGCCGACGCACCGCCCCCCACGTCGATGTCGGAGACCGGGAGCTTCCACCTCGCGCCCCCGCCCGTAACCCCGCCCCCACAGCAACAGCCGTACCAGGGACCGGATATCCAGCAGCCGGGTGTCCAGGAACCGGGTCCCCAGCAGCCGCCGGCCGCCCCGCCCACCGTGGACACGCCGCCCCCGTACGCCGTCCGCGCGCCGGACGCCTCCCGGGCGCCGACCTCCGGCGTACCGCGCGAACCCCTCGCCACCCGCGCCTACACCGCCCAGGAGCCGCACCCACCGGTGCCGGCCCCGCCGGTTCAGCACGCCGCGCCTCACGTGCCCGGGCGCCGAACGCGTCCGGGGCCGCCCCCGAAGGTGGCGGTCCCGGTGCTGGTGGTGGCGCTGATCTGCTTCGCGGTCGGGATCTGGGCCCTGACCCAGATCTGA